In the Flavobacterium acetivorans genome, one interval contains:
- a CDS encoding cupin domain-containing protein: MQEINSINILEKFSLFEKLWTPHIIGELNGQYIKLCKLKNDFVWHSHKEEDEMFVVINGTLIMDIKDGKTISTRSGEILIMPKGEEHRPWTNGEEVMVMLIEPKTTQYTGELKVPQTVEKLEWI, encoded by the coding sequence ATGCAAGAAATAAATTCAATTAACATTTTGGAGAAATTTTCATTGTTTGAAAAGCTATGGACACCACATATAATTGGTGAACTCAACGGACAATATATTAAGCTTTGTAAACTTAAGAACGACTTTGTCTGGCACAGCCATAAGGAAGAGGATGAAATGTTTGTGGTAATTAATGGCACATTGATTATGGATATTAAAGATGGAAAAACAATATCAACTAGGTCTGGAGAAATATTGATAATGCCAAAAGGAGAAGAGCACAGGCCCTGGACAAATGGAGAAGAAGTTATGGTAATGCTTATCGAGCCCAAAACCACACAGTATACAGGTGAACTTAAAGTTCCTCAAACTGTTGAAAAATTGGAATGGATATAA
- a CDS encoding LytR/AlgR family response regulator transcription factor — protein sequence MIRYLIVDDEPIAHRIIENYCENLPYLEKKGSCYNAFEALQFLNEDTVDLLFLDINMPKLSGFDFLKTLPNPPKIIVTTAYKEFAFEGYELNVSDYLLKPFSFDRFLKAINKTFDSAQNKKSNVTLPPNETEPSINSFFLKGNKKHHQIHFEDLLFIEAYGHYTKVYLKNEMIVSPQKISDLEQLLPKTNFIRTHKSFIVAKDKIKQIEGNRILIDKYKVPIGQTYKENIMMLL from the coding sequence ATGATACGCTATTTAATTGTTGATGATGAACCTATTGCCCATCGCATTATTGAAAATTATTGCGAAAATTTGCCTTATTTAGAAAAGAAAGGAAGCTGTTATAATGCCTTTGAAGCCTTACAGTTTTTGAATGAAGACACTGTAGATTTACTGTTTTTGGACATTAATATGCCCAAACTATCAGGTTTCGATTTTTTAAAAACCCTACCCAATCCACCCAAAATAATTGTGACTACAGCTTACAAAGAATTTGCTTTTGAAGGGTATGAACTTAATGTTTCGGATTATTTGCTGAAGCCCTTTAGCTTTGACCGATTTCTAAAAGCCATTAACAAGACATTTGATAGTGCTCAAAATAAAAAAAGTAATGTTACATTACCACCAAACGAAACAGAACCAAGTATAAACAGCTTTTTTTTAAAAGGTAATAAAAAGCACCATCAAATTCATTTTGAAGATTTATTATTTATAGAAGCTTATGGGCATTATACCAAAGTGTATTTAAAGAATGAGATGATTGTTAGTCCTCAAAAAATTTCTGATTTGGAACAGTTACTTCCAAAAACTAACTTTATAAGAACCCATAAATCTTTTATAGTGGCTAAAGATAAAATCAAACAGATTGAAGGCAACAGAATACTAATTGATAAATATAAAGTGCCGATAGGACAAACCTATAAAGAAAATATTATGATGCTTTTATAA
- a CDS encoding sensor histidine kinase, giving the protein MIEFLKKYKAFLYGLLIQRIAVVVMLYFNFIYIDDSLTLANILSFIFSWFLISLPIHYFSFLKKHKTISLKLLVLLFVFFVIIINDLNSKIIDNPITFIGLICVGLSFFAIIAPSYFKKYALIIMGYYSLVLGYFYYLRVYINDINRYFEQEKEIKIILTAPFFVLLLTWFYQQWKWMKTIESKKTKAELSLLKSQINPHFFFNTLNNLYGLVIEKSDDAPNVILKLSDIMRYTIYMGKEDVVPLKEEIEYLKNYIELHKIRYQKRVDIVFSHSREIDYQIAPLLFIIPLENAFKHGVESITEDAYIHINIKIDAAILYFDIENNFEAKETFQTAGIGIQNLKQRLKLLYPDKHNIKIDVKDSIYKLELKIEML; this is encoded by the coding sequence ATGATTGAATTTCTTAAAAAGTACAAAGCCTTTTTGTATGGATTACTAATCCAAAGGATTGCAGTAGTTGTGATGCTGTATTTTAATTTTATTTACATTGATGATTCTCTAACATTAGCCAATATCCTAAGTTTTATTTTTAGTTGGTTTCTAATTTCTTTGCCCATTCATTATTTTTCGTTTTTAAAAAAGCATAAAACCATTTCTCTAAAGTTGCTTGTTCTGCTTTTTGTTTTTTTTGTAATCATTATAAATGATCTGAATTCAAAAATAATTGACAATCCCATAACCTTTATCGGATTAATTTGCGTTGGATTGTCCTTTTTTGCCATCATAGCTCCTTCTTATTTCAAAAAGTACGCGTTAATTATAATGGGGTATTATAGCTTGGTTTTGGGTTATTTCTACTATCTAAGAGTATATATTAATGATATAAATAGGTACTTTGAGCAGGAAAAAGAAATAAAAATCATCTTGACAGCACCTTTTTTTGTATTGCTATTAACTTGGTTTTATCAGCAATGGAAATGGATGAAAACAATAGAATCAAAAAAAACAAAAGCCGAATTATCGTTATTGAAAAGCCAGATCAATCCCCATTTTTTCTTTAATACTTTAAATAATTTATATGGATTAGTAATAGAAAAATCTGATGATGCACCAAATGTTATTTTAAAATTATCCGACATAATGCGTTATACTATTTATATGGGAAAAGAAGATGTTGTACCGTTAAAAGAGGAAATAGAATACTTAAAGAACTACATTGAATTGCATAAAATACGATACCAAAAAAGAGTCGATATTGTTTTTAGTCATAGTCGCGAAATTGATTATCAAATTGCACCATTACTATTTATTATTCCGTTGGAAAACGCCTTTAAGCATGGTGTAGAAAGCATAACCGAAGATGCTTATATTCATATCAATATAAAAATTGATGCTGCCATACTTTATTTTGATATTGAAAATAACTTCGAAGCAAAAGAAACTTTCCAAACTGCCGGTATTGGAATACAGAATCTAAAACAGCGTTTAAAATTATTATATCCTGACAAACACAATATAAAAATTGATGTTAAAGATTCTATTTACAAATTAGAACTTAAAATAGAAATGTTATGA